The Tessaracoccus aquimaris sequence TCGTGCCGACGCGCGGGAAGACGTGTTTGGGCCTCAGGCTGAGCGAGAACGCCCGGAACCACTCCAACTGCTCGCGCCGGTACCGTGCGACCCCCAGCACCCAGGCCGGCCCGGGGGCGTCTGGCAACTGGTACGCACAATCAAAAAGGCCGCCCTGGCCAGTGAGCCAGCGGCGGCGGAGATAGAGGGCGACGAAGGGCAGCATCACGACAGCGACGACGATGATCGTCACGATCACGATCTGCCACGGCATGTTCCCTCACACCTCCCTTGCATATGATGCGCTCAGGGCAGCCCCGAAGGGACCGCCCTGAGCAAAATGAGATCAGTTTGTGTTCTTCACAGACTCGCCTGCCCTGATCTGCGCCTGCAGGATCCGTAGATGATGAAGCTCATCGTCGTCTGCTTCGCCCTTGAGGGCCTTGTCCTCAAGCGTGGACGCCTGCTTGCGGGCCAGATCGAGGCTGACCTCCTGCCCGGGCTGAGCCATCTGGCTCAACACGGACACGTGACCGTGGGCCACGGAGATGAAGCCACCGTCGATCGCGATCGACTCGCTGCGTCCATCTGCCGTGACGACCTCCACGACCCCTGGCACCAGGAGCGCGAGCAGCGGCTCGTGGCCCGGCAGGATGCCGATGTCGCCCTCGACGGTGCGTGCGATGACGTTGATGGCGTCGCCGGACCAGACGACCCGGTCGGCGGAGACCACCTCAACTTCCAGCGGGGGACGCTCCATGGATCAGAGTTCCTTCTGGATCTTGTCCCACGCGGCCATCACGTCGTCCATGCCGCCGACGTTGAAGAACGCCTGCTCGGCGATGTGATCGACATCGCCGCGGCAGATCATCTGGAAGCCCTCGATGGTGTCGGCCAGCGCGACGGTCGAACCCGGCACGTTGGTGAACTTCTCCGCGGTGTAGGTGTTCTGCGACAGGAACTGCTGGATGCGACGCGCCCGGTTCACGATGATCTTGTCCTCTTCGGAAAGCTCGTCGATACCCAGGATGGCGATGATGTCCTGGAGTTCCTTGTTGCGCTGCAGGATCTGCTTCACGCGCACCGCGGTGTCGTAGTGCTCCTGACCGATGTACTGCGGGTCGAGGATGCGGCTCGACGACGACAGCGGGTCGACCGCCGGGTAGAGGCCACGCGAGGCGATCTCACGCGACAGTTCCGTCGTCGCGTCGAGGTGGGCGAACGTCGTGGCGGGGGCCGGGTCGGTGTAGTCGTCCGCAGGCACGTAGATGGCCTGCATCGACGTGATGGCGTGACCCTTGGTCGACGTGATCCGCTCCTGCAACTGGCCCATCTCGTCGGCCAGGTTGGGCTGGTAGCCCACGGCGGACGGCATGCGGCCGAGCAGCGTCGAGACCTCCGAGCCGGCCTGCGTGAAGCGGAAGATGTTGTCGATGAACAGGAGCACGTCCTGGTTCTCGACGTCGCGGAAGTACTCCGCCATCGTCAACGCAGACAGGGCGACGCGGAGACGGGTGCCCGGGGGCTCGTCCATCTGGCCGAAGACGAGCGCGGTGTCCTTGAGGACGCCCGCCTCCTCCATCTCGTTGATGAGGTCGTTGCCCTCACGGGTGCGCTCCCCCACGCCCGCGAACACCGAGGTGCCGCCGAAGTTGTGGGCGATGCGGTAGATCATCTCCTGGATGAGCACCGTCTTGCCGACGCCTGCGCCGCCGAAGAGGCCGATCTTTCCGCCCTTGACGTAGGGCGTGAGCAGGTCGAGGACCTTGATGCCGGTCTCGAGCATCTCGGTGCGGGGCTCGAGCGCGTCGAACTTCGGGGCGGGACGGTGGATCGGCCAGCGCTCGGTGATCTCGAGGGAAGCGGGGTCGGCGTTGAGGACGTCCCCGGTCACGTTCCAGACGTGCCCCTTCGTGACGAGGCCGACGGGCACCGAGATGGGGGCGCCGGTGTCGCGCACCTCAGAGCCACGACGCATGCCGTCGGTGGGCTTCAGCGCGATGGCGCGGACCATCGAGTCGCCGACCTGCAGCGCGACCTCGAGCGTCATGGTCAACTTCTCGCCCATGATCTCGGTGTCCACGAGCAGCGCGTTGCCGATCGCGGGAATCTGGTCGGCCGCGAACTCGACGTCCACGACGGGGCCGATGACGCGGGCGACGCGGCCGACACCACCGGTGGTGGCCGGCTGCGTCTCGTTCAGAGTTGCAGTCATGTGTTTCCTCATTCGTTTCCGGCAGATTCGGCCAGCGCCGACGCGCCACCGACGATTTCAGTGATTTCTTGGGTGATCTCCGCCTGGCGGGCCTGGTTGGCCTCGCGGGTCAGGTCCTCGATCAGGGTCTGGGCGTTGTCGGTCGCCGACTTCATGGCGCGCTGACGGCTTGCCA is a genomic window containing:
- a CDS encoding DUF2550 domain-containing protein, giving the protein MPWQIVIVTIIVVAVVMLPFVALYLRRRWLTGQGGLFDCAYQLPDAPGPAWVLGVARYRREQLEWFRAFSLSLRPKHVFPRVGTTYVHQRTPQGLEAIALFEGSLIVTLRDKATGSTSALSMASDEALALMSWLESAPPGSHYLPGSADSPNPN
- a CDS encoding F0F1 ATP synthase subunit epsilon — protein: MERPPLEVEVVSADRVVWSGDAINVIARTVEGDIGILPGHEPLLALLVPGVVEVVTADGRSESIAIDGGFISVAHGHVSVLSQMAQPGQEVSLDLARKQASTLEDKALKGEADDDELHHLRILQAQIRAGESVKNTN
- the atpD gene encoding F0F1 ATP synthase subunit beta, with translation MTATLNETQPATTGGVGRVARVIGPVVDVEFAADQIPAIGNALLVDTEIMGEKLTMTLEVALQVGDSMVRAIALKPTDGMRRGSEVRDTGAPISVPVGLVTKGHVWNVTGDVLNADPASLEITERWPIHRPAPKFDALEPRTEMLETGIKVLDLLTPYVKGGKIGLFGGAGVGKTVLIQEMIYRIAHNFGGTSVFAGVGERTREGNDLINEMEEAGVLKDTALVFGQMDEPPGTRLRVALSALTMAEYFRDVENQDVLLFIDNIFRFTQAGSEVSTLLGRMPSAVGYQPNLADEMGQLQERITSTKGHAITSMQAIYVPADDYTDPAPATTFAHLDATTELSREIASRGLYPAVDPLSSSSRILDPQYIGQEHYDTAVRVKQILQRNKELQDIIAILGIDELSEEDKIIVNRARRIQQFLSQNTYTAEKFTNVPGSTVALADTIEGFQMICRGDVDHIAEQAFFNVGGMDDVMAAWDKIQKEL